The following are encoded together in the Paludisphaera mucosa genome:
- a CDS encoding tetratricopeptide repeat protein gives MNDLERAPRPNEPGGRLRPTLILMVASATALFLLFLAWEFGPPRLTAFWASVGRSKRRAATAVFLNGVLAGYVLVWIALLAGVLALLGWIVAARPSIRGAARRWTPRLLLLGLSTTLGLAGLEATSALWAAWLHRSPTASAPALAVPPRAISAADSASQADVSPVRILVIGESSARGEPYNPWLSVGQIVGWQLESVLPGRRVEVEVWATGGATLESAHQQLAGLTYRPDLLILFSGHNEFQARYAWSRNPPYYLDEFAARPERDLVERLLRRSPFCGLVLETLDRQRVDLVPEAVVTRQLVDRPTCTADEADSLLADFERRLEAIASYAETLGTQAVFVVPASNDGGFEPSRSFLPVETPREAREAFAGRFGRIRDRETADPAAAAAGYRELIREQPGFAESHFRLARLLEREGRFAEARDHFVAAREADGTPLRCPQAFRMAYHDTAERHPGLILLDGPRILEAASAHGILDDRLFHDAQHPTFRGYLALAQGLLEMLRDRRALGWPEAVPTPTLDPDAAARHFRLDAARWAEVCRRSALFYQVTAFIRFDPSERLEHQRRYLAAEAAVKDGRAPEEAGVSGLGVHPDRTP, from the coding sequence ATGAACGACCTGGAACGCGCCCCGAGGCCGAACGAGCCCGGCGGCCGGCTGCGGCCGACCTTGATCTTGATGGTCGCGTCGGCGACGGCGTTGTTCCTGCTTTTCCTCGCGTGGGAATTCGGGCCGCCTCGGCTCACCGCTTTTTGGGCCAGCGTCGGCCGGTCGAAGCGGCGCGCGGCGACGGCCGTGTTCCTCAACGGCGTGCTTGCCGGCTACGTCCTCGTCTGGATCGCCCTGCTCGCGGGCGTCCTCGCCCTTCTCGGCTGGATCGTGGCGGCCCGGCCGTCGATCCGGGGCGCCGCCCGCCGCTGGACGCCCCGGCTGCTCCTGCTCGGCCTCTCCACGACGCTGGGACTCGCCGGACTCGAAGCGACCTCGGCGTTGTGGGCGGCCTGGCTCCATCGCAGCCCGACCGCCTCGGCCCCCGCGCTCGCCGTGCCGCCGCGCGCGATTTCGGCGGCCGACTCCGCGTCCCAGGCCGACGTAAGTCCCGTCCGGATCTTGGTGATCGGCGAATCGAGCGCCCGGGGGGAGCCTTACAACCCCTGGCTCTCGGTCGGCCAGATCGTTGGCTGGCAGCTCGAATCGGTGCTGCCGGGGCGCCGCGTAGAGGTGGAAGTCTGGGCGACGGGCGGCGCCACGCTCGAATCGGCGCACCAGCAGCTCGCCGGCCTGACGTACCGGCCTGACCTGCTGATCCTCTTCTCGGGACACAACGAGTTCCAGGCCCGCTACGCCTGGTCGCGCAACCCGCCGTATTACCTGGACGAGTTCGCCGCCCGGCCGGAACGCGACCTGGTGGAACGGCTGCTCCGGAGGTCCCCCTTCTGCGGCCTGGTGCTGGAGACGCTGGACCGCCAGCGCGTCGACCTGGTCCCCGAGGCCGTCGTCACCCGCCAGCTCGTCGATCGGCCGACCTGCACCGCCGACGAGGCTGACTCGCTCCTCGCCGACTTCGAGCGACGGCTGGAGGCCATCGCCTCGTACGCCGAAACCCTGGGCACTCAGGCCGTCTTCGTCGTCCCGGCCTCGAACGACGGCGGCTTCGAGCCCAGCCGGTCGTTCCTCCCCGTCGAGACGCCTCGCGAGGCGCGCGAGGCCTTCGCCGGGCGATTCGGTCGCATCCGCGACCGGGAGACGGCCGACCCGGCCGCGGCCGCCGCCGGCTACCGCGAGCTGATCCGCGAGCAGCCCGGCTTCGCCGAGTCGCACTTCCGTCTGGCCCGTCTGCTGGAGCGCGAAGGCCGTTTCGCCGAAGCCCGCGACCACTTCGTCGCCGCCCGGGAGGCCGACGGGACGCCCCTGCGGTGCCCTCAGGCCTTCCGCATGGCTTACCACGACACGGCCGAACGGCACCCGGGGCTCATCCTGCTGGACGGCCCCCGGATCCTCGAAGCGGCCAGCGCCCATGGGATCCTCGACGACCGCCTCTTCCACGACGCCCAGCATCCGACCTTTCGCGGGTACCTGGCGCTGGCGCAGGGTCTCCTGGAGATGCTGAGGGATCGCCGGGCTCTCGGCTGGCCCGAAGCGGTCCCGACGCCGACGCTCGACCCCGACGCCGCGGCCCGCCACTTCCGTCTCGACGCCGCCCGCTGGGCCGAGGTCTGCCGCCGGTCGGCATTGTTCTACCAGGTGACCGCTTTCATCCGTTTCGACCCTTCTGAGAGGCTGGAGCACCAGCGCCGATACCTGGCCGCCGAGGCGGCCGTCAAGGACGGACGGGCCCCCGAGGAGGCCGGCGTGAGCGGCCTGGGAGTCCATCCGGATCGCACGCCCTGA
- a CDS encoding ABC transporter ATP-binding protein encodes MSTPVMIEADGLCKQFGSFLAVRDVSFSIPKGQVVAFLGPNGAGKTTTMRLLTGFTAPTHGEARIAGIDVQTDRLAAAERLGYLPENGPLYPDMTPLGLLRFFGSARGLSAARLRGRLDAVVDQCALAAVAHKPIGKLSKGYRQRVSMAQAILHDPEVLILDEPTSGLDPNQIRGVRALIRELGKTKTVLVSTHILQEVEPIAGRVLFIHDGKIVFDGAPAELAKRNGSLEDAFYKLTAQPV; translated from the coding sequence ATGTCTACGCCGGTCATGATCGAAGCCGATGGGCTTTGCAAGCAGTTTGGGTCGTTCCTGGCGGTGCGCGACGTGTCGTTCTCGATCCCCAAGGGCCAGGTCGTCGCCTTCCTCGGCCCCAACGGCGCGGGCAAGACGACCACGATGCGGCTGCTGACGGGCTTCACCGCCCCCACCCACGGCGAAGCCCGGATCGCCGGGATCGACGTCCAGACCGACCGCCTGGCCGCGGCCGAACGCCTCGGCTACTTGCCCGAGAACGGCCCCCTCTACCCCGATATGACCCCCCTGGGCCTGCTCCGGTTCTTCGGCTCGGCCCGGGGCCTCTCGGCCGCCCGGCTGCGAGGGCGGCTCGACGCGGTCGTCGACCAGTGCGCGCTCGCCGCGGTCGCCCACAAGCCGATCGGCAAGCTCTCGAAGGGCTACCGCCAGCGCGTGTCGATGGCCCAGGCGATCCTCCACGACCCCGAGGTCCTGATCCTCGACGAGCCCACGAGCGGCCTCGACCCCAACCAGATCCGCGGCGTCCGGGCGCTCATCCGCGAGCTGGGCAAGACCAAGACCGTGCTGGTCTCGACCCACATCCTCCAGGAGGTCGAGCCGATCGCCGGCCGCGTCCTGTTCATCCACGACGGCAAGATCGTCTTCGACGGCGCGCCGGCCGAGCTCGCCAAGCGCAACGGCTCGCTCGAGGACGCGTTCTACAAGCTGACCGCGCAGCCCGTCTGA
- a CDS encoding Gldg family protein: MATLQTEPGKQPAPAVARPGRSAIRPFRPHVIWAVFQRNFQSYFSNPAGYVFITLFVLISSTVAFWQDEFFTNNLANLDQLNKYMPYLLLFFVPAITMSLWADERRQGTDELLFTLPAHDLDVVLGKYFAALGIYTVALLFSTSHLLVLSYLGKPDLGVMFSTYLGYWLMGAMLIAVGMVASLLSSNVTVAFILGALFCAAPLFIGSLGSPTGGNLRRQLEGWSVPAQFRDFGAGVIPLSGLFYFVSLTAAMIYLNMLLLGRRHWAGGEASKGLGLHAAVRFLAVLVALFSGNILVDLLGYRADASTERLHTLSPESLELVSKIADDRPVLIQAFYSPDVPREYVETRTDLLGLLKEFQARSRGKIQLNLIPTEVYSTAARDAEKRFGIEPKRVFSADQAKQSSSEIFMGVAFTSGLEEVVIPFFDRGLPVEYELTRSIQVVSRSNRKKVGILSTDAKVMGGFDQRSFGQTPEWSIVTELKKQYEVSSVSPDAPIAADLGVLLVAQPSSLTQPQIDNLTAFVKGGGATLLLMDPFPVDNPQIAPEVPKAPPGGPFGGGAPPEPKGNLTPLLDLINLDWPTTEIVWNSYNPHPQLADMPPEVVFIGRGSGEADAFNPDQAATSGLQEIVALFPGLLRAKNGGAGPEFTPLLRSSAKGGVIAWSEAVQQGFMGASGINPRRRHLASGTAYTLAARIKGAAVVAAKPEAEKDAAKKAEEKPATINVIAIADLDMVSEQFFEIRRRKIENLDFDNVTFVLNCVDVLAGDESFVALRKKRPQHRTLTAVENQTSSFLDDLQKQTKVAEDAAKGKLDDAQKAFDKQVDQVRSRTDLDERTKEIMLANLQEVAQRRLDVEKQKIEDEKLNSIREGRAESERKTRAIENRVRYLAAGVPPLPPMILGLLVLLGRVRRENLGASPKRLA, from the coding sequence GTGGCCACGCTCCAAACCGAACCCGGCAAGCAGCCCGCGCCCGCCGTCGCCCGACCGGGCCGGTCCGCGATCCGCCCGTTCCGGCCCCACGTGATCTGGGCCGTCTTCCAGCGCAACTTCCAGAGCTACTTCAGCAACCCGGCCGGCTACGTGTTCATCACGCTGTTCGTGCTCATCAGCTCGACCGTCGCCTTCTGGCAGGACGAGTTCTTCACGAACAACCTGGCGAACCTCGACCAGCTCAACAAGTACATGCCGTACCTGCTGCTGTTCTTCGTCCCGGCCATCACCATGAGCCTCTGGGCCGACGAGCGCCGGCAGGGGACCGACGAGCTGCTGTTCACCCTGCCGGCCCACGACCTGGACGTCGTTTTGGGCAAGTACTTCGCGGCCCTGGGGATCTACACGGTCGCCCTGCTCTTCTCGACGAGCCACCTGCTGGTGCTGTCGTACCTGGGCAAGCCCGACCTGGGGGTGATGTTCTCGACCTACCTCGGCTACTGGCTGATGGGGGCGATGCTGATCGCGGTGGGGATGGTGGCGTCGCTGCTGTCGTCGAACGTCACCGTGGCGTTCATCCTGGGCGCCCTCTTCTGCGCCGCGCCCCTGTTCATCGGGTCGCTGGGCTCGCCGACGGGCGGGAACCTCCGGCGGCAGCTCGAAGGCTGGTCGGTGCCGGCCCAGTTCCGCGACTTCGGCGCGGGCGTGATCCCGCTCTCGGGCCTCTTCTACTTCGTCTCGCTGACCGCGGCGATGATCTACCTGAACATGCTGCTGCTGGGCCGCCGCCACTGGGCGGGGGGCGAGGCCAGCAAGGGCCTGGGCCTGCACGCGGCCGTCCGCTTCCTGGCGGTCCTTGTGGCCCTCTTCAGCGGCAACATCCTGGTCGACCTGCTGGGCTACCGGGCCGACGCCAGCACCGAGCGCCTGCACACGCTCTCGCCCGAGTCGCTGGAGCTGGTCTCGAAGATCGCCGACGACCGACCGGTCCTGATCCAGGCCTTCTACAGCCCGGACGTCCCCCGCGAGTACGTCGAGACGAGGACCGACCTGCTGGGCCTGCTCAAGGAGTTCCAGGCCCGCAGCCGCGGCAAAATCCAGCTCAACCTGATCCCGACCGAGGTCTATTCGACGGCCGCCCGCGACGCCGAGAAGCGGTTCGGCATCGAGCCCAAGCGGGTCTTCTCGGCCGACCAGGCCAAGCAAAGCTCCTCCGAGATCTTCATGGGGGTCGCGTTCACGTCGGGCCTCGAAGAGGTCGTCATCCCCTTCTTCGACCGCGGCCTGCCGGTCGAGTACGAACTGACGCGTTCGATCCAGGTCGTCTCGCGGAGCAACCGCAAGAAGGTCGGCATCCTCTCGACCGACGCCAAGGTCATGGGCGGCTTCGACCAGCGCAGCTTCGGCCAGACGCCCGAGTGGTCGATCGTCACCGAGCTGAAGAAGCAGTACGAGGTCAGCTCGGTCTCGCCCGACGCCCCGATCGCGGCCGACCTGGGCGTGTTGCTGGTGGCGCAGCCGTCGTCGCTCACCCAGCCCCAGATCGACAACCTGACCGCGTTCGTCAAGGGCGGGGGCGCGACGCTCCTGCTGATGGACCCGTTCCCGGTCGACAACCCCCAGATCGCCCCCGAGGTCCCCAAGGCGCCCCCGGGAGGGCCGTTCGGCGGCGGCGCGCCGCCGGAGCCGAAGGGGAACCTGACGCCCCTGCTCGACCTGATCAACCTCGACTGGCCGACGACCGAGATCGTCTGGAACAGCTACAACCCGCACCCGCAGCTCGCCGACATGCCGCCCGAGGTCGTGTTCATCGGCCGCGGCAGCGGCGAGGCCGACGCGTTCAACCCCGACCAGGCCGCGACCTCCGGCCTCCAGGAGATCGTCGCCCTCTTCCCCGGCCTGCTGCGGGCCAAGAACGGCGGCGCGGGGCCCGAGTTCACGCCGCTCCTGCGGTCGAGCGCCAAGGGGGGCGTCATCGCCTGGTCCGAGGCCGTCCAGCAGGGCTTCATGGGGGCCAGCGGCATCAACCCCCGCCGCCGCCACCTCGCCTCCGGCACCGCGTACACCCTGGCCGCCCGGATCAAGGGCGCGGCGGTCGTCGCGGCGAAGCCCGAGGCGGAGAAGGACGCGGCCAAGAAGGCCGAGGAGAAGCCGGCGACGATCAACGTCATCGCCATCGCCGACCTCGACATGGTCTCCGAGCAGTTCTTCGAGATCCGCCGCCGCAAGATCGAGAACCTCGACTTCGACAACGTCACGTTCGTCCTCAACTGCGTCGACGTCCTGGCCGGCGACGAGTCGTTCGTGGCCCTGCGGAAGAAGCGGCCCCAGCACCGCACGCTGACGGCCGTCGAGAACCAGACCAGCAGCTTCCTGGACGACCTCCAGAAGCAGACCAAGGTCGCCGAGGACGCCGCCAAGGGCAAGCTCGACGACGCCCAGAAGGCGTTCGACAAGCAGGTCGACCAGGTCCGCTCCCGCACCGACCTCGACGAGCGCACCAAGGAGATCATGCTGGCCAACCTGCAAGAGGTCGCCCAGCGCCGGCTCGACGTCGAGAAGCAGAAGATCGAGGACGAGAAGCTCAACAGCATCCGCGAGGGGCGGGCCGAGTCCGAACGCAAGACCCGCGCCATCGAGAACCGGGTCCGCTACCTGGCCGCCGGCGTCCCCCCGCTGCCGCCGATGATCCTGGGCCTGCTCGTCCTCCTGGGCCGCGTCCGCCGCGAGAACCTCGGCGCCAGCCCCAAGCGGCTGGCCTGA
- a CDS encoding DUF4340 domain-containing protein, with the protein MTETSKTGIFAAVALALVSLAMVATRDRTVRSEAFNDQGQAFFPDFKDPLACTDLEVVEFDPSTATASRFQVKFKNNKWVVPSHYDYPADARDRLSKTAAALMDLTKDTIRSDSPDDQEAMGVIDPLDAKPSALKGRGKRITLRDASEKPLADFIIGEPIKDRSGQYYVRVPGQKRIYGVSLKAEPSTRFADWIETNLLKLEAAKIRKVEFDGYKVNLEQGYQKGEVLDVERKGSADPWTLVGGLPEKKQLDDEKLRALTTALADLKIVGVRTKPPGLTRDLKKADDKAITLSASTVASLQSKGFYMTRDNQLLSNQGDVRVFTDDGVVYTLRFGEVAVGVGDELTAGLPDDAAKKEASTDPAAKKDEKKPEGAADNRYLMVTVAFDPSLIPPPKDDDKSVPAVGELPDQVIAPDPAQAKADAEKAEREKADYEKKLADGKKRAQELTDRFAAWYYVTPGASFRSINLDRAALVVDPKPKPEGPAGGLPPGFPGGAGGRGLPPGFPGGAGLPPE; encoded by the coding sequence ATGACCGAGACTTCGAAAACGGGGATCTTCGCCGCCGTCGCGCTGGCGCTGGTCAGCCTGGCGATGGTCGCCACCCGCGACCGCACGGTGCGGAGCGAGGCGTTCAACGACCAGGGCCAGGCGTTCTTCCCCGACTTCAAGGACCCCCTGGCCTGCACCGATTTGGAGGTCGTCGAATTCGACCCCTCGACGGCCACCGCCTCGCGGTTCCAGGTCAAGTTCAAGAACAACAAGTGGGTCGTGCCGTCCCACTACGACTACCCGGCCGACGCCCGCGACCGCCTCTCGAAGACGGCCGCCGCGCTCATGGACCTGACCAAGGACACGATCCGCTCCGACTCGCCCGACGACCAGGAGGCGATGGGGGTCATCGACCCGCTCGACGCCAAGCCCAGCGCCCTCAAGGGCCGGGGCAAGCGGATCACCCTCCGCGACGCCTCCGAGAAGCCGCTCGCCGACTTCATCATCGGCGAGCCGATCAAGGACCGCTCGGGCCAGTACTACGTCCGCGTCCCGGGCCAGAAGCGGATCTACGGCGTCAGCCTCAAGGCCGAGCCCTCCACCCGGTTCGCCGACTGGATCGAGACCAACCTGCTCAAGCTCGAGGCCGCCAAGATCCGCAAGGTCGAGTTCGACGGCTACAAGGTCAACCTCGAGCAGGGCTACCAGAAGGGCGAGGTCCTCGACGTCGAGCGCAAGGGCTCGGCCGACCCCTGGACGCTCGTCGGCGGCCTGCCCGAGAAGAAGCAGCTCGACGACGAGAAGCTCCGGGCCCTGACGACGGCCCTGGCCGACCTCAAGATCGTCGGCGTCCGCACCAAGCCCCCCGGCCTGACCCGCGACCTCAAGAAGGCCGACGACAAGGCCATCACGCTCTCGGCGTCGACCGTCGCGTCGCTCCAGAGCAAGGGCTTCTACATGACCCGCGACAACCAGCTCCTCTCCAACCAGGGGGACGTCCGGGTCTTCACCGACGACGGCGTGGTCTACACCCTGCGGTTCGGCGAGGTCGCCGTCGGCGTGGGCGACGAGCTGACCGCCGGCCTCCCCGACGACGCCGCGAAGAAGGAAGCCTCGACCGATCCGGCCGCTAAGAAGGACGAGAAGAAGCCCGAAGGCGCCGCCGACAACCGCTACCTCATGGTGACGGTCGCCTTCGACCCCTCCTTGATCCCGCCCCCCAAGGACGACGACAAGTCCGTCCCCGCCGTGGGCGAGCTGCCCGACCAGGTGATCGCCCCCGACCCCGCCCAGGCCAAGGCCGATGCGGAGAAGGCCGAGCGCGAGAAGGCCGATTACGAGAAGAAGCTGGCCGACGGCAAGAAGCGGGCCCAGGAGCTGACCGACCGGTTCGCCGCCTGGTACTACGTCACCCCGGGCGCCAGCTTCCGATCGATCAACCTCGACCGCGCCGCCCTGGTCGTCGACCCCAAGCCCAAGCCCGAAGGCCCGGCCGGCGGCCTGCCGCCGGGCTTCCCCGGCGGCGCCGGCGGCCGCGGCCTCCCGCCCGGCTTCCCCGGCGGCGCCGGGCTGCCCCCCGAGTGA
- the ilvN gene encoding acetolactate synthase small subunit — protein sequence MANESGSDTSKSSGKEPSQTRGNRHVLSALVQNRPGVLAHVSGMFASRGYNIDSLAVGETEDPLLSRITVVVKGDERYLEQVRKQLEKIVTVVKVHDISREDYVERDLMLIKIRATAANRMEIQSLVGIFRGRIVDVTTEAVMIEISGQERKVEAFIEAVREYGILELARTGRIALVRGVPRFDDADEPAATPVEDAAPMVHGHSEL from the coding sequence ATGGCAAACGAATCCGGCTCCGACACTTCGAAATCGTCAGGCAAGGAGCCGTCCCAGACGCGAGGCAACCGCCACGTCCTGTCCGCCCTGGTCCAGAACCGGCCGGGCGTCCTGGCCCACGTCTCGGGCATGTTCGCCTCGCGGGGCTACAACATCGACAGCCTCGCGGTGGGCGAGACCGAGGACCCGCTGCTCTCGCGGATCACCGTGGTCGTCAAGGGCGACGAGCGCTACCTCGAACAGGTCCGCAAGCAGCTTGAGAAGATCGTGACGGTGGTCAAGGTGCACGACATCTCGCGCGAGGACTACGTCGAGCGCGACCTGATGCTGATCAAGATCCGCGCGACCGCGGCGAACCGGATGGAGATCCAGTCGCTGGTCGGGATCTTCCGGGGCCGGATCGTCGACGTCACCACCGAGGCGGTGATGATCGAGATCTCCGGCCAGGAGCGCAAGGTCGAGGCCTTCATCGAGGCCGTCCGCGAGTACGGGATCCTCGAGCTGGCCCGCACCGGCCGGATCGCCCTGGTCCGGGGCGTCCCCCGGTTCGACGACGCCGACGAGCCCGCGGCCACGCCCGTCGAGGACGCCGCCCCCATGGTCCACGGCCACTCGGAACTCTGA
- the ilvC gene encoding ketol-acid reductoisomerase, protein MPAQMYYEQDADLSLLKGKTVAIIGYGSQGHAHAQNLRDSGCTVVVGQRPGSANFDLAVDHGFKPVSAAEAAEAGDLVNMLLPDEVQADVYNKDVKPNLKPGDLLLCSHGFNIHFGQVVPPKGVDSALVAPKGPGHLVRSEYVRGGGVPCLIATADDCSPQGKALALAYAKGIGGARAGVLQTTFAEETETDLFGEQVVLCGGLSALLKMGYETLVEAGYQEESAYFECVHELKLIVDLIYQGGLDYMRYSISNTAEYGDYIRGEQIITEETRAAMRRALKEIRSGQFAREWILENKANRPYFNARKKLEREHPVEVVGKRLRALMPWIKAKTV, encoded by the coding sequence ATGCCCGCCCAGATGTACTACGAACAGGACGCCGACCTCTCCCTGCTGAAGGGGAAGACGGTGGCGATCATCGGCTACGGCAGCCAGGGGCACGCGCACGCCCAGAACCTGCGCGACTCGGGCTGCACCGTGGTCGTCGGCCAGCGGCCGGGTTCGGCCAACTTCGACCTGGCGGTGGATCACGGCTTCAAGCCGGTCTCGGCGGCCGAGGCGGCCGAGGCGGGCGACCTGGTCAACATGCTCCTCCCCGACGAGGTCCAGGCCGACGTCTACAACAAGGACGTGAAGCCCAACCTCAAGCCCGGCGACCTGCTCCTCTGCTCGCACGGCTTCAACATCCACTTCGGCCAGGTCGTCCCGCCGAAGGGGGTCGACAGCGCCCTGGTGGCCCCCAAGGGCCCCGGCCACCTGGTCCGCAGCGAGTACGTCCGCGGCGGCGGCGTCCCCTGCCTCATCGCCACGGCCGACGACTGCTCGCCCCAGGGCAAGGCCCTCGCGCTGGCCTACGCCAAGGGGATCGGCGGCGCCCGCGCCGGCGTCCTCCAGACGACGTTCGCCGAGGAGACCGAGACCGACCTGTTCGGCGAGCAGGTCGTCCTCTGCGGCGGCCTCAGCGCCCTGCTCAAGATGGGCTACGAGACGCTCGTCGAGGCCGGCTACCAGGAGGAGAGCGCCTACTTCGAGTGCGTCCACGAGCTGAAGCTGATCGTCGACCTGATCTATCAGGGCGGCCTCGACTACATGCGGTACAGCATCTCGAACACGGCCGAATACGGCGACTACATCCGCGGCGAGCAGATCATCACCGAGGAGACCCGCGCGGCGATGCGGCGGGCGCTCAAGGAGATCCGCTCGGGCCAGTTCGCCCGCGAGTGGATCCTCGAGAACAAGGCCAACCGCCCCTACTTCAACGCCCGCAAGAAGCTGGAGCGCGAGCATCCGGTCGAGGTCGTGGGCAAGCGGCTGCGGGCGCTCATGCCCTGGATCAAGGCCAAGACCGTCTGA
- a CDS encoding ferredoxin, translating into MPSNAPVNAPGPFYVDENCIDCDLCHETAPGLFARNEDEGRSVVVRPPADDAELELYREAAEACPVEAIREDD; encoded by the coding sequence ATGCCTTCGAACGCCCCCGTCAACGCCCCCGGCCCGTTCTACGTGGACGAGAACTGCATCGACTGCGACCTCTGCCACGAGACCGCCCCCGGCCTCTTCGCCCGCAACGAGGACGAGGGCCGCAGCGTCGTCGTCCGCCCCCCCGCCGACGACGCCGAGCTGGAACTCTACCGCGAAGCGGCCGAAGCCTGCCCCGTCGAGGCCATCCGCGAGGACGACTGA
- a CDS encoding aromatic ring-hydroxylating oxygenase subunit alpha — translation MSAHEKPRAPLPAEAMSLPARYYLDEDHYARELERLFLARWFYIGRADEVPNRGDYVLREAADESLIVTRGDDGRVRAFFNVCRHRGTRLCEQPSGTFTGAIRCPYHAWAYDLSGRLLGAPSMDQSPHFRAEDYPLVEARADVWDGHLFLNFAAAPPPLGDQLGALVAKFRPWKMEELRLAHRIVYDVAANWKLVIQNYSECLHCPGVHPALQRLSHFLSGENSAPTDAYLGGSMDLRDGVETLSRDGRLVGACVPGLAGDDLRRVHYYAVLPNLLLSLHPDYMMTHRLRPQGVGRTEIVCEWHFRPEAADAPEFDPQGAVEFWDLTNRQDWHVCEQMQLGLASRAYRPGPYSPREDLLFAFDRLVRGAE, via the coding sequence ATGAGCGCCCACGAGAAGCCCCGCGCCCCGCTGCCTGCCGAGGCGATGAGCCTCCCCGCGCGGTACTACCTCGACGAGGACCACTACGCGCGCGAGCTGGAGCGGCTGTTCCTGGCCCGCTGGTTCTACATCGGCCGGGCCGATGAAGTCCCGAATCGGGGCGACTACGTCCTCCGCGAGGCGGCCGACGAGAGCCTGATCGTGACCCGCGGCGACGACGGCCGGGTCCGGGCCTTCTTCAACGTCTGCCGGCACCGCGGCACCCGACTCTGCGAGCAGCCCTCCGGCACGTTCACCGGCGCGATCCGATGTCCCTACCACGCCTGGGCCTACGACCTGTCCGGCCGACTCCTGGGCGCTCCGTCGATGGACCAATCGCCGCACTTTCGCGCCGAGGACTACCCCCTCGTCGAGGCCCGCGCCGACGTCTGGGACGGCCACCTCTTCCTGAACTTCGCCGCCGCTCCGCCGCCGCTCGGCGATCAGCTCGGGGCCCTGGTCGCGAAGTTCCGGCCCTGGAAGATGGAGGAGCTGCGACTCGCCCACCGGATCGTCTACGACGTGGCGGCGAACTGGAAGCTCGTCATCCAGAACTATTCCGAGTGCCTGCACTGCCCGGGCGTCCACCCGGCGCTCCAGCGGCTCTCGCACTTCCTGAGCGGCGAGAACTCGGCACCGACCGACGCCTACCTCGGCGGGAGCATGGATTTGCGCGACGGGGTCGAGACCCTGTCGCGAGACGGACGCCTGGTCGGCGCGTGCGTCCCCGGGCTCGCGGGCGACGACCTGCGGCGCGTGCATTATTACGCTGTTCTGCCGAACCTGCTGCTCAGCCTGCACCCGGACTACATGATGACCCACCGGCTCCGGCCCCAGGGCGTGGGGCGGACGGAGATCGTCTGCGAGTGGCATTTCCGGCCCGAAGCGGCGGACGCCCCGGAGTTCGACCCCCAGGGCGCCGTCGAGTTCTGGGACCTGACCAATCGCCAGGATTGGCACGTCTGCGAGCAGATGCAGCTCGGCCTGGCCTCGCGGGCCTACCGCCCGGGGCCGTACTCGCCCCGCGAGGACCTGCTCTTCGCCTTCGATCGGCTGGTCCGCGGGGCGGAGTGA
- a CDS encoding DUF1573 domain-containing protein: MTRRRMIAVLAVGMAAGLVGTTSARAANWADALFAERSHHFGPVPRGAKVKHEFVLVNKLAEPVTILNLRPSCGCTSGKASASTVNPGESAVVEAQMDTRNFLGEKATILFATLVTASGREAEVRLHVTSHILADIVLNPGAIDFGTVVKGQAATQTLTIDRINGANWKFERMISASRAITAQLVETKRDATGAVSYRLEVGIKPDAPAGPIRDEIRLLSNDRETRSIPVMVSGWVRGDLSASPSLLTLGEVASAEGKQGKFIIRASQPFAITGVEGAGDGFSIVPPDGAKKAMHILTVAYKPEEGTTRGDLRRIFRVSTDIPGEPPLDLTATLHVAP, from the coding sequence ATGACTCGGCGCAGGATGATCGCGGTTCTGGCGGTGGGCATGGCGGCGGGGCTGGTCGGGACGACGTCCGCCCGGGCGGCGAACTGGGCGGACGCCCTCTTCGCCGAGCGGTCGCACCACTTCGGCCCGGTCCCCCGCGGGGCCAAGGTGAAGCACGAATTCGTCCTGGTGAACAAGCTGGCGGAGCCGGTCACGATCCTGAACCTCCGGCCGTCGTGCGGCTGCACCAGCGGCAAGGCGAGCGCCTCGACGGTCAACCCGGGCGAGTCGGCGGTCGTCGAGGCCCAGATGGACACCCGCAACTTCCTGGGCGAGAAGGCCACGATCCTCTTCGCGACCCTGGTCACGGCGAGCGGCCGCGAGGCCGAGGTGCGGTTGCACGTCACCTCGCACATCCTCGCCGACATCGTCCTGAACCCCGGTGCGATCGACTTCGGCACCGTCGTGAAGGGCCAGGCCGCGACCCAGACGCTGACCATCGACCGGATCAACGGCGCGAACTGGAAATTCGAGCGGATGATCTCCGCCAGCCGGGCCATCACCGCCCAGCTCGTCGAGACCAAGCGCGACGCGACGGGCGCGGTGTCCTACCGCCTGGAAGTCGGCATCAAGCCCGACGCCCCCGCCGGCCCGATCCGCGACGAGATCCGGCTGCTGAGCAACGACCGCGAGACCCGCAGCATCCCCGTCATGGTGAGCGGCTGGGTCCGCGGCGACCTCTCGGCGTCGCCCTCGCTGCTGACCCTGGGCGAGGTCGCCTCGGCCGAGGGCAAGCAGGGCAAGTTCATCATCCGGGCCTCCCAGCCTTTCGCCATCACCGGCGTCGAGGGGGCCGGCGACGGCTTCTCGATCGTCCCCCCCGACGGCGCGAAGAAGGCCATGCACATCCTGACCGTCGCCTACAAGCCCGAGGAAGGGACGACCCGCGGCGACCTCCGCCGCATCTTCCGCGTCTCGACCGACATCCCCGGCGAGCCCCCGCTCGACCTGACGGCGACGCTCCACGTCGCCCCCTGA